From a region of the Lactuca sativa cultivar Salinas chromosome 4, Lsat_Salinas_v11, whole genome shotgun sequence genome:
- the LOC111897672 gene encoding cytochrome P450 CYP82D47, which yields MELFLPFSATIAAIVFSFILKFLLQSFKGKRVKNTEPPQVKGRWPVIGHLRLLGGPELPHRVLGGLADKYGPIFSIKLGVHNVLVVSSAEMAKECFTTNDKVFASRPKSMAVEHMGYNYAILALAPYGDYWRQVRKIMTLEVLSQRRVEMLGPLRSSEVKASMEDIYNAWVKNKESGSSDMVQVDMKQWFQNLILNVVVRVVSGKRFSPDDKEGVRFQKVIRKFFVLLGTFVVSDFIPYLKPLDLGGYEKKMKMTGEEMYGIVTGWLEDHKRVRAEEKHAQQHERSQVFMDVLISVLEGASPEEFRGFDHDTIIKATCLTVLAAGLDTTSATLTWALCLLLNNPRVLKIAQHELDEHVGRKRAVEESDLKNLVYLDAIVKETLRLYPPGPLNLPHESMEDCIIGGYKIPKGTRLLTNLWKIQHDPSKWSDPEEFQPERFLTSHKHVDVRGNNYELIPFGSGRRVCPAIPFALRSLHITLATLIQQFELKKPSNEPIDMSESAGVTISKAIPLEVLLAPRLSLDMYPVAA from the exons ATGGAGTTGTTTCTCCCATTTTCAGCCACTATAGCCGCAATTGTTTTTTCTTTTATACTAAAATTCCTGCTGCAAAGCTTTAAAGGAAAGAGAGTGAAAAACACAGAACCACCTCAAGTCAAGGGCCGATGGCCAGTAATCGGACACCTGCGCCTTCTAGGTGGACCTGAACTACCTCACAGGGTCTTAGGTGGATTGGCAGATAAATATGGCCCTATTTTCAGCATCAAGCTTGGTGTTCACAATGTTTTGGTGGTGAGTAGCGCTGAGATGGCGAAAGAGTGCTTTACCACAAACGATAAGGTGTTTGCAAGTCGACCCAAGTCAATGGCAGTAGAACACATGGGCTATAACTATGCCATTTTGGCTCTAGCTCCTTATGGGGACTACTGGCGACAAGTGCGCAAGATCATGACTCTGGAGGTTCTCTCTCAGCGACGTGTGGAGATGCTTGGACCTCTTCGTTCTTCAGAGGTTAAAGCATCCATGGAAGATATATATAACGCTTGGGTAAAGAATAAAGAAAGTGGAAGTTCCGACATGGTACAGGTGGATATGAAACAATGGTTTCAGAACTTGATATTAAATGTTGTCGTCAGGGTTGTTTCAGGAAAAAGGTTTTCACCTGATGACAAAGAAGGTGTTCGATTTCAAAAAGTGATAAGGAAATTCTTTGTGTTGCTGGGCACATTTGTGGTGTCTGATTTTATTCCATATCTGAAGCCATTGGACCTGGGAGGATACGAGAAAAAAATGAAGATGACAGGAGAAGAGATGTACGGAATTGTTACAGGATGGCTAGAGGATCACAAGAGAGTGAGAGCGGAGGAAAAGCATGCGCAGCAACATGAAAGAAGCCAAGTCTTCATGGATGTTCTTATTTCCGTTCTTGAAGGTGCCTCCCCAGAGGAATTCCGTGGTTTTGACCATGATACCATAATCAAGGCTACATGTTTG ACTGTTTTAGCTGCGGGATTGGACACAACATCTGCAACATTAACATGGGCTTTATGTTTGTTGCTCAACAACCCAAGAGTATTAAAAATTGCCCAACATGAATTGGATGAGCATGTTGGAAGGAAGAGAGCAGTAGAGGAGTCGGACCTAAAGAACCTTGTTTACCTTGACGCAATCGTTAAAGAAACACTGCGTTTATACCCGCCTGGACCTCTAAACCTTCCTCATGAGTCCATGGAGGATTGCATTATCGGTGGCTACAAAATCCCTAAAGGCACACGTTTATTGACTAATCTTTGGAAAATTCAACATGATCCTAGTAAATGGTCAGATCCTGAAGAATTTCAGCCAGAAAGGTTCTTGACAAGTCATAAACATGTTGATGTCAGGGGAAACAATTATGAATTGATTCCTTTCGGTAGTGGTAGAAGAGTATGCCCTGCTATTCCGTTTGCTCTTCGGTCTTTGCATATAACTTTAGCTACTTTAATACAACAATTTGAGCTTAAAAAGCCATCGAATGAACCCATTGATATGAGCGAAAGCGCCGGAGTGACTATCAGCAAAGCAATCCCACTTGAGGTCCTTCTGGCGCCTCGTTTATCCCTTGATATGTACCCTGTTGCTGCATGA